The following nucleotide sequence is from Streptomyces pactum.
GCGCCGACCCGGACCGGATCACCGGCCTGCCGGTGCTGTTCACCGCGGTCGGCGGTGCGGTCGTCCACGACGAACTCTCCGTTTGACCGGTGGCGGGCCCGTTCTCCATGCTGAACGGATGGGGGTACGGGGGACACGGAAGCGGGCCGCCTCGGACGTGCTCGGCGCGGCGCTGGAGGTACGCCGGGCCGCGCTGCACGCCGTGCGGGGGACGGGCGGCGTGGACGGGGTGCTGGCGGCGCTGACCGGCGTGATCGGCTACGACCACGCCTCGCTGTCCCGCTGGGACCCGCTGCGCCGCCGTCACCTCACGCTGGTCAGCAGCTATCCGGACCGCGCCACCTCCTACACCGAGACCCGGATGCACGAGGACCCGGCCTTCACGCTGATCCGCCACGCCCCGGACGGCATCCGCTGGTGGTACGACGTGCCCGGCCGGGTGCGGCGCGCCTCGGCGGGGTTCCGGGACGTGCTGGAGCCGCTGGGGGTGGCGGACGGCATGTCCCAGTCGCTGGTCGCCGCGGACGGCCGGTACGTCGGGGTGCTCAACGTGAGCACCACCCGGGGGCGGTGCGACGAGGCCCCGGTGCGGGCCGTGATGGCCCTGCTGGGGGAGTGCCTGGCCGTCGTCGCCGACCCGCTGCGACGGCAGCCCGCCGCCGCGGAACCGGCCGCCGCGCGGGAAGCCGGGAGCGAGATCTGCTCGGTGACGCTGCCACCGTCCCCCAAGGCGGCCCCGGTGCCGGTGAGCGGGGAGCCGCCGCCCGGCCTCGCCGAGGCCGACGCCCCCCTGACGCTGCTGGCCCGGCGTACCGCCGCCCGCCGGCCGCTGCCCGCCACGGTGGTGGTGCCGCACCGGCGGGAGCTGCTCGAACTGCGGGTGAGCCGACAGGGCGCCGCCCTGCTGGTGGTGTGCCGTTCGGTGGCCCGGCCGGCGGCCCTGTCCGTGCGCGAGGTACAGGTGCTCGCCGAGCTGACCCGCGGGCGGACCAACCGCGAGATCGCGGACCGGCTCTTCATCAGCGCCCGTACGGTGAGCACGCACATCGAGCACATCCTCGCCAAGCTCGACGTTCCCAACCGCGCCGCCGCAGGCCGGCCGGGCCGCCGGCTGGGGGCTGGAACCCGCCCCCTGACGCCCACCCGCGGCCCCGCACCCCTGACGCCCACCGGCGGTCGGCTGCCCGGAAGGACGCCCGGGCGGGGAGACGCCCCGGGCGTCCCTCCGGGCGGTGCGCCCTGGTCCCGGCGGCCCGCCCCGGTGGTCCGGCTGCGGCGGCCTCCCCGGTGGCCGCGTCCCCGGTGGCCCCGCCCTCTGTCCTGCCCCCCGGCGGCCCGGCTCCGACCCTCCGGCGCCACCGGGCCGTTGCCGGTGGGCGTGCCCGTCGTCCGTGGCCGGCGTGGCCGGCGTGACCCGCGCGGCCGGCGTGACCCGCGTGGCCGTCCGGAGGGGCGCCCCGGACCACCGGGCGGCGGCGCGGGTCCGCCCGTCCCACCGGGCGCACCGCCCCACCCGCCGTGCCACGCGAGGGAGTTCTCCGGTGCCGGGCCGCCCGTACGCCGGTTGGCCGAGGGCCGGATTCCCGACGGATCAGGTATCCGTACGCCGGGTGCCCCCGTACGCCGTGCCGCCCGTACCCCACACCGTCCGCACGCCGGGATGCCCGCGCGCCAGGGAGTCCGCAGAGGGCGGCGCTGTCTACGGTCCCGAGGGACGCCGGGCCCGCGCCGTCCGGCGGGCCGGCGGGACGGAGACCGGCGCCCGGCCGCCGGCACCGCCCGGCTCCGTCCCCGAGCTGCTCCGGCCGTCCCCTGCTCCCGCCCTCCCCGCTCCCGGCCGTCCCCGCCCCAAGCGGCACGCCGGCCCCGGGCCGGTCCGTTCAAGAACGATCGTTCTTGACTGATCGTTCTTATACTTCTACGGTAGGGGGCATGGGACGACCACGCGCCTTCGACGCCGACCAGGCCGTCGCGACCGCCGCCGCCCTCTTCGCCGCGCACGGCTACGAGGGAACCTCGGTGGACGATCTGGTGACCGCCACCGGCATCCACCGCGGCAGTCTCTACAAGGTCTTCGGCTCCAAACGGGGCCTGCACCTGACCGCCCTCCGCGACCACCTGGACCACGAGATCCGACCGACGGCGGCGGCCATCGCCACCGTCACCGACCCGGAGGGGGCGCTGGCGGCGGCGATCGCCTCGTACGACAACGGCCCGGCCGCCGGGCTCCTCCTCCTCGCCGCCGCCGAACGCGCCCCGCACGATCCGGAGGTCGCCGCGCTGGTCGCGGAGGGCATCGCCGCCCTGGAGGACGCCCTGCGCCCCTCCCACGGCGAGGCCGCCGTCCGGGCCGCCTCGGTCGTCCTCGGCACCCGCCTGCGCCTGCGCGCCCGCACCGAACCCAAGGAGCACTGACCATGGCCAAGATCGCCGTCGACCGCGAACACGGTCTGCTGACCGCCGAGTTCTCCGGGCTCGACAAGCTCTGGGCGATCAAGAGCCGGCTGGAGGTGCCGCTCGCCCATGTGCGCGGCGCCACCCACGACCCCGGGATCGCCCGGGAGCCGAAGGGCATCCGTGTCGGCGGCACCCACATACCCGGCGTGGTCACCGCCGGCCGCTTCCGCCGCGACGGCGAACGCCTCTTCTGGAACGTGCGGAACCCCAGCAAGGCGGTCGTCATCGAACTCGCCGACGACGAGGCGTACGACCGACTGGTGATCGAGGTGGAGGATCCCCGGGCCACCGTCGCCCTCATCGAGGGCGTGATCTCCCGCCCGCCCGGCGGCAGCTGACGGCCCGGCGCACCGCGGATCCGCTGACGACGCCCGGAAGGAGAACGCGACGGGGCCGGTTTGGCCCGACCGGGCCGGTCGGCCCCGCCGGAGCGGGCCCGACCGGTCCCGCCGGCTGCGGTTCTCCCTCCTGGGCGTCCCCGCTCACCCCAGGGGTCTGCGGAGCGCCGCCCGGGCGGGCAGCAGGCTCGCGGCGAGGGCGAGGGCCCACGTGCCGGCGACGGCGGCGAGGACCGGTGTCCAGGGGACGACCAGATCGACCGGCACGCCGAGGCTCGCGCTGAGGCCGGCCCGGATGCCCAGGAGTGAAGGCAGCGCGGCGAGCCCGCCGAGTACGGTGCCGAGCGCCACCACGATCGTGGTCTCCGCCGCGACGGTCCACAGCACCTGACGGCCGGTCGCGCCGGTCAGCCGCAGGACGCGGAAGTCGGGCACTCGGTCCGCGGTGGCCATCAGGAGTGTGTTGCCGACCGCGATGCCGGTGTATCCGGCGGACATGCCGACGAGCAGCAGGGTGAAGACCCACACCAGGCGCTCCTCCTCCGCGTCGGCACGGCCGGCGTGGGCCGCGAGGCTGATCTCCCGGGTGCCGAGGGCGGCGGGCAGGCCGGCGGGTGTGCGGCCGGTGCGGTGGACGACCTCGGTGAGCGCGGACGGATCGTGGGCGCGGACGGTGGCGCGCGGCAGGAGAATCCCGTAGGGGGCGGACCCGTCGGTGAGGACGGCGACGATCCGCAGTCGGCCGGTGCGCCCGTCCTCGAAGGTGACCCGGGCGGTGCCGCCCGCCCGGCCGTCCAGCAGCGCGAGCGTCGAGCGGGAGACGGCCACGGTGTCCGGGGCGCGGAGGGCGGCGAGGGATCCGGAGACGACGGTCAGCCGGTGGTGCACGGCGGTGAACGCGCCCGGTTCGACTCCGGCGCCCTCCACCGCGGTCCGGCGCGGGCCCGCGTGGAGGGTGGTCGGCAGGACCGGCGTGCCGTCCACCGCGTCGGCGGCGGCGTCCGACAGCCCCGGCGTGCCGTCGGCGACCACAGCGGCCTCGGCGCGCACCGCGGCGGTGTCGCGGGCGGTGTGACCGTGCACCGACGTCTGGGTGTTCCCGGTGATCAGGACCACGAAGCCGATGGTGGCCAGCACCGGGGCGGTGGTGGAGGCGGTGCGCCGGACGGCGGTGAGCATGGTCTCCCGCACCAGCGTGCCGGTCGCGCCCGCCCAGCGGTTCAGCGGCCGGGTGGCGAACCGGACCACCGGCGGTACGAGGCCGGGGGTGAGCAGTGCCATCCCGGTGACGAGACCGACGGCGGAGGCGAGGGCGAGGGTCACCATGTCCGTGGGGTCGGCGACGGCGCTGCCCAGGCAGGCGGCGGCTCCGAGCGCGGTGCAGGCCCAGCCGGTGAGGAGTCGGGCGCGGGACATCGGGCGGTCGTCGGTCTCGGCCTCCCGCAGTGCGTCGAGGGGGCCGATCCTCCCGGCGCGCCGGGAGGCGGAGCCCACGGCGGCGAGGGCGGCGCCCAGCCCGGTGGCACCGGCCGCGGCGAGCACCCAGGGGCGGAGGTCGACGGCGAAACCGGCCGGCAGGAACCCGTGGTCCGCCAGCACGCCGGCCAGTGCGGGCGCCCCGGCGGCGCCGAGCAGCGCCCCGGCGCCCGCGCCGGCCGCGCCGACCACCAGGGCTTCGGTGCGGAGCATGCGGCGCAACTGCCGGGGCGTGGCGCCGACGGTGCGCAGCAGGCCGTACTCGCGCCGGCGCCGGCTGACGGCGAAGGCGAAGGTGGAGGCGGTGACGAAGACGGTGACGAAGAGGGAGAGCACCGTCATGGCGGTGAGCACCTGCCCGCCGATCCAGCGGGTCCTGGCGTCCTGGGCGGGGGCCAGTTCCCGTCGTCCGTCACCGGTGAGCACCTGGCCGCTGCCGCGGGCGAGGCGTTCGGCGGCGGCCGCCACGGCAGCCGGGTCGGCACCGCGGCGGGTGAGCACCCCGATGGTCCGGACGCCTCCGGCGAGCCGGGCCGCGGTCGCGTCGGTGAGGTAGTAGCCGGGGCCGTCGACGGTGCCGGAGACGGTGAAGGGGGCCGGGCCGCGCGCGGTGAGCAGGGTGACCCGGTCGCCGGGCCGGGGGCCGAGGGTGCGGTCGAGGGCGACCTCGTGGGCGTGGCGCGGCGGCCGTCCTTCGGTGAGCCGGCAGGGGGCGAGGGCGGCGCTGGACCAGCCGTGCCCCTGCCGTTCGCCCTTCTCCTGGTCCCCGGCGGGGGTGCCGTCGAGCACGGCCTGGGCGTAGAAGGAGCGGTCGGGTACGGCCGCGCGCACCCCGGGGACGGCGGCGAGGCGGCGGGTGAGTTCGGCGGTGCGCGCGGGGGACCAGGGCGCCGCGTCGAGGAACTGGCCGGGCTGGCCGCGGCCTTCGGTGCTCTTCACGACGACGGGGGTCCCGGCGTACCGGGCGGGCACCCGCGTTCCGTCGGAGAGCAGGATGAGGGCGCTCATGGTGAGGATGGCGACGCCCAGGCACAGCGCGAGGAAGGAGCCGGCGAGCGCGGTGCGGCGCTCCCGGACGGTGGCGAGCGTGATCATGCCGGCCGCTCCAGGGCGGTCATCCGGGTGGCGATGGCCGCCGCGGGGGTACGGCCGGTGATCTCGTCGACGAACCGGCCGTCGGCGAGCAGCACCACCCGGTCCGCCCAGGACGCCGCCGCCGCGTCGTGGGTCACCATGATCACGGTCTGCCGGTGCCGGTCGACGAGCCGGCGCAGCAGGTGGAGCACCGTGCGGGAGGCGGCGCTGTCCAGGGCGCCGGTGGGCTCGTCGGCGAAGAGCACCGCGGGGCGGGTGATGAGCGCCCGGGCGATGGCGACGCGCTGCCGCTGACCGCCGGAGAGCTGGCCGGGCCGGTGGCCGGCCCGGTCGGCGAGCCCGACCTCGGCGAGCGCCGCGCGTACCGTCGCCGGGTCGGGGCGGCGCCCGGCGAGCCGCAACGGGAGGGCGACGTTCTGCTCCGCGGTGAGCGCGGAGACGAGGTTGAGGGTCTGGAAGACGAAGCCGACGTGTTCCCGGCGGAGCAGGGTCAGGGCGGTCTCGTCGAGGCCCCCGGTCTCGGTGCCGGCGATGACCACCCGCCCCTCGGTGGGCCGGTCGATCCCGGCGGCGCAGTGCAGCAGGGTGGACTTGCCGGAGCCGGAGGGGCCCATGACCGCGGTCATGGTGCCGGCGGCGAAGTCGAGGGTGACGTGGTCGAGCGCGGTCACGGCGCCGGCGCCGGTCCCGTACCGCTTGCTGACGGCGTGCAGTCGCACCGGACGGGCATGGTCCGCCCGGGATGCGGAGGTGGCTGTGGACATGCCGGCGAGTCAACCCGCGGCGGTCGGCGCGCACATGGGCGGCAGCGCTACTCCCGTACTCCACCTGGCACTACTGTGCCCGGCCCGGCCCGCGGTTACGGTCGGCGGATGGTTCCTCGTACCCTGCCGGACGCGCTGGTCCGGCGACCGCTGCGGTTCTGGTGCTCGCGGTGGCCCTGGAGGGCGGCGGCCTCGCTGCTCCTGGGGGCCCTGCCCGGGGTGGCCGCCGGGCTGGCGGCGGCCGGCCTCGTCGCCTCCTGGCGGCGCACCGGCCTGGTCGCGACGATGGTCAGCGGGCTGCTGCTGTTCGCGTCCGTCGTCCTGGCGGCGGGGGCGGTGGAGCGGCGGCGGCTGCGGCTGACGCATCCGGACGCGGTGCCGGCGCGGGCCGGGCTGCGGGACGCGGGCGGCTGGCGCGCCGCCGGGTACGGGGCGCTGTCGGCCTGTGCGCTGGGCTGGGTGGACCTCGCGGTGGTGCTGGTGTGCGCGGGGGTCCCGGGGGTGCTGATGTCCGCCCCGTGGCAGCCGGAGGCCGGGCCCTGGGCCGTGGCCTGCGGGCCGGTGGCGGGGCTGCTCCTGCTCCCGGTGGCGGCGTACCCGGTCGCCGCGTGGGCCGCCGCCCGGTCGGCGGTGGCGCTCGCCGTACTCGCGCCCGGCGAGCGGGAGCTGCGGGAGGTGCGGCAGTCCCGGGCCCGGCTGGTGGACGCGTTCGACGCGGAGCGGCGGCGTATCGAACGGGACCTGCACGACGGGGCGCAGGCGTGCCTGGTCGCGCTCACGATGAAGCTGGGGCTCGCGCGGCTGGACCTGCCAGCCGGGTCGCGGGCGGCGCGGGAGGTGGCCGAGGCGCACCGGATGGCGAAGGAGGCACTCGCCGGACTGCGGGAGGTGATCCACGGCATCCATCCGCAGGTGCTCACCGAGCGGGGGCTGGCCGCGGCGGTGCGGGATGCCGCGGGCCGGACGGCGGTGCCGGTGGAGCCCGATGTGGTCCTGCCGCACCGGTTGCCGGGACCGGTGGAGGTGGCGGCGTACTTCGCGGTGTGCGAGGCGCTGACCAACATGGCGCGGCACAGCGGGGCGACGGCGGGGCGGGTGACCGGGCGGCTGCGCGGCGGGGTGCTGGTGGTGGAGGTGTCGGACGACGGTCGCGGGGGCGCGGACCCGGCGGCGGGCTCCGGCCTGACCGGGCTGGCCGACCGGGTGGCGGCGGTGAACGGCAGAATGCTGCTGTCCAGCCCGGCCGGCGGGCCGACCCTGGTACGAGTGGAGATCCCGTGCGGCAACTGACGGTGGTGATCGCCGAGGACTCGGTGCTCCTCAGGGAGGGGCTGGTCGGGCTGCTGGAGCGGTTCGGGCACACCGTCCCGGCCGCGGTGGGCGACGGCCCGTCGCTGGTCGGCGCGGTGGTGGAGCACGGGCCCGATGTGGTGATCGCCGATGTGCGGATGCCGCCCGGGTTCACCGACGAGGGACTGCGCGCGGTACGCGAACTCCAGCGGCTGCGGCCGACGCCGGCGGTGGTGGTGCTCAGCCAGTACATCGAGCAGACCTTCGCGGAGGAACTGCTGGCGGGACGGTCCGGCGCGGGCACCGGGTATCTGCTGAAGGACCGGGTCGGGGACGTCGCGGAGTTCATGGCGTCGGTCGGCCGGGTGGCGGACGGCGGCACGGTGGTGGATCCGGAGGTGGTACGGCAACTGCTCACGCGGCGCCGCGACCCGCTGAACCGGTTGACGCCCCGTGAGCGCCAGGTGCTGGCCCTCATGGCGGAGGGGCGCTCCAACGCCGCGGTGGCCCGTGCGCTGGTGGTGTCGGAGGCGGCGGTGGCGAAGCACATCGCCAGCATCCTGCAGAAGCTCGACCTGCCGCCGGCCCCCGACGACCACCGCCGGGTGCGCGCGGTCCTCGCCTACCTGGGGGCCTGACACCCCCTGCGGCACCCCGGGGCCTCCGGCCCCGCTTCAGCCGTACGGGCCACCTCAACCAGCCGTGCAGGGCCTTCCCGGCATCCTGACGCCAGGTGAGGACCGCCGCGCCGCCGCGCCCCGGGACCAGGGGCACCACCGGCCGGCCGCCGGCGCCTTCCGGCCCACGCCCGACCCGCTCCGCCATCTCGGGCCGGTGTCCGTCCCGGAAGGCCGCCGGCGCCTTCCGGCCCGCCCGGCCGTGGCGGCACATCTGGAACGGGAAAACGGTGGCGGACCAGGACCTCCTCGGACCACCATGCGACACATGAGCGAACAACCCGCACGATGGACCCAGGCGTCGGTCCACCCCGACATGTGGCTCGACCCGGACGACGACCCCCGCGACCGGAAGGGCCCCGGCCCGGACGGCGAACTCGCCACGCTGCGGGAGTACCTGACGGACTACCGCCTCACCCTGCGGATGAAGTGCGAGGGCCTGGACCCGGAGCAGCTGGCCCGCCGGTCGGTCCCGCCCTCGACGATGTCGCTGCTGGGCCTGGTCCGGCACCTCGCCGAGGTGGAGCGGGACTGGCGCAACTGGATCACCGACGGCGACCCGCTGCCCAAGCTGTACGGCCGGCGGGACGCGGACTTCGACGAAGCCGTCCCCGACCAGGCCGTGGTGGACGCCGCGTACGCCGACCTGGAGCGCGAACAGGCGGCGACGGACGCCGCGCTGGCTGCCTTCCCGGACCCGGGCGAGCGGGTGGGGGAGGACCGGATGGCGATCCGGGAGCTGCTGGTGCACCGGGTCGAGGAGTACGCCCGGCACTGCGGGCACGCCGACCTGCTGCGCGAGTGCATCGACGGACGAGTGGGTCAGTGACGGCGCACGGAGGGCGGACGGGCCGGTGAGAGGGGAGCGGCCGGCGGGCCGGTGACGGCGGAGCGGCCGACGGGCCGGTGAGGGGCCGGGCGTGGGACCCGTGCGCCACGGCGCCGCCGCCCGGTCCCCGCCCCGCCTGGGACCCCCGCCCCGCCCCGACCGCCCCGGCCGGTCCCTGTCCCGGCACCGACCGCCCCGCCCCCCCTCCCGGCGCCGCGGCTGCCGGCTCCCGGCCCGACGGGGCACCGCGTACGCAGGCCCGGGGGCGGTCCCGGCCTGCTTGCCGTACGCCCTGCCCCGCCCGCACTCGCCGTTGCCCGACGCGCAGCCGCCCACCCGACCGTCGCCCGGCCCGGCGGGTCCGTCCGGCCGGGCCGGGCGTCACCCCGCGGGCGTCCCGGCCGGCTCCGGCAGCCCGGCCAGTGCGGCGGGCAGCGCACCGGTGTGCACCACGCCCAGCCGCTGCGTGGCCCGGGTCAGTGAGACGTACAGGTCGGCCGTGCGGAACTCGGCGGGTTCCACCACGATCACCGTGTCGAACTCCAGCCCCTTGGCCCCACGGGGGGTCAGCAGCACCACGGGTGCGGCCAGGTCGGGGGAGGGCCCGCCGGAGGCGGACGGCAGCGCGGCGGCGAGGGCGGCGTGGTGCGCGGCCGGGGCGATGACGGCCAGCCTGCCCTCGTCGGGCGTCTCCCGGGCCACCGCCTCGGCGACGGCCCGGGGCAGGTCGTCGGCGCGGCACGCCCAGGGGCGCGCGTCGGTGGCGCGGACCGAGCGCGGCGGCTCGAAACCGGGGTCCGCCGACCGGGCCACCCGGGTGGCGACCTCCATGATCTGCGCGGGCGTCCGGTAGTTCACGCCCAGCCGGACCAGCTGCCGGCGGTCGCCCACGTACGGTCCGAGGATGGCGTCCCAGGAACCGCAGGCGCCCGGCTCCGACGCCTGCGCCGGATCGCCCACCAGGGTCATCGAGCGCGTCGGGCAGCGGCGCATCAGCAGCCGCCACGCCATGGCGGACAGCTCCTGCGCCTCGTCCACGATGACGTGGCCGAACGCCCAGGTGCGGTCGGCCGCGGCGCGCTCCGCGGCGCTGCGGTGGTCGGCCTCCTCGTGGCGCTCCGCCAGCCGCTCGGCGTCCACCAGGTCGTGCGCGGCCAGCACCTCCGACTCCTCGTCGTCACGGTCCTCGAACTCCTGGGTCCGGGAGCCGTAGGACAGGTCCAGCACGCCCTGCGCGTACGCGACGCGTTCCTGCCGCTCGGCCTCCGCCCGGGCCCGGGCCGCCGAGTCGTCCTCACCGAGCAGTTCGGCGGCCTCGTCCAGCAGCGGGACGTCGGCGACCGTCCACGGGCCGCCGGCGCGCCGGACGGCCGCGGCGTCTTCCGGCGGCAGATGGACGGGGTCGGCCAGGAAGTCGGCGACCAGCTCCTGCGGGGTGAGGACCGGCCACAGCTCCTCCACCGCCGCGTGCACCCCGGGGTTGTCCGCCACCCCCTTGGCCAGCAGCGCGAGGTCGTCGGGGCCCAGCAGGTTCGGCCCGCCGTACGGGTCGGCGCCGATCCGGTCGGCCAGCTGGGCGGTGAGCGCGTCGATGACGGCGAACGTGAAGTGCGGGCGGGCCAGGTTGTGCGGCAGGCCGAAGGAGCGCGCCCGGCCGCGCGCCGTCTCCGCGATCCGCGCGTCCAGCACCAGCTCGCCGTCCTCGTGGTCGATCACGATCGCCGGGTCCGGCAGGGTCTGCCGGTCCAGGACGAACCGCTCCAGGGCCGTGGCCATCGCCGCGCGGCCCTTCACCTCGGCGGCCCGCGGGGTGTCGGTGCCGGTCGCCCGCACC
It contains:
- a CDS encoding helix-turn-helix transcriptional regulator, with protein sequence MGVRGTRKRAASDVLGAALEVRRAALHAVRGTGGVDGVLAALTGVIGYDHASLSRWDPLRRRHLTLVSSYPDRATSYTETRMHEDPAFTLIRHAPDGIRWWYDVPGRVRRASAGFRDVLEPLGVADGMSQSLVAADGRYVGVLNVSTTRGRCDEAPVRAVMALLGECLAVVADPLRRQPAAAEPAAAREAGSEICSVTLPPSPKAAPVPVSGEPPPGLAEADAPLTLLARRTAARRPLPATVVVPHRRELLELRVSRQGAALLVVCRSVARPAALSVREVQVLAELTRGRTNREIADRLFISARTVSTHIEHILAKLDVPNRAAAGRPGRRLGAGTRPLTPTRGPAPLTPTGGRLPGRTPGRGDAPGVPPGGAPWSRRPAPVVRLRRPPRWPRPRWPRPLSCPPAARLRPSGATGPLPVGVPVVRGRRGRRDPRGRRDPRGRPEGRPGPPGGGAGPPVPPGAPPHPPCHAREFSGAGPPVRRLAEGRIPDGSGIRTPGAPVRRAARTPHRPHAGMPARQGVRRGRRCLRSRGTPGPRRPAGRRDGDRRPAAGTARLRPRAAPAVPCSRPPRSRPSPPQAARRPRAGPFKNDRS
- a CDS encoding TetR/AcrR family transcriptional regulator, producing MGRPRAFDADQAVATAAALFAAHGYEGTSVDDLVTATGIHRGSLYKVFGSKRGLHLTALRDHLDHEIRPTAAAIATVTDPEGALAAAIASYDNGPAAGLLLLAAAERAPHDPEVAALVAEGIAALEDALRPSHGEAAVRAASVVLGTRLRLRARTEPKEH
- a CDS encoding ABC transporter permease encodes the protein MITLATVRERRTALAGSFLALCLGVAILTMSALILLSDGTRVPARYAGTPVVVKSTEGRGQPGQFLDAAPWSPARTAELTRRLAAVPGVRAAVPDRSFYAQAVLDGTPAGDQEKGERQGHGWSSAALAPCRLTEGRPPRHAHEVALDRTLGPRPGDRVTLLTARGPAPFTVSGTVDGPGYYLTDATAARLAGGVRTIGVLTRRGADPAAVAAAAERLARGSGQVLTGDGRRELAPAQDARTRWIGGQVLTAMTVLSLFVTVFVTASTFAFAVSRRRREYGLLRTVGATPRQLRRMLRTEALVVGAAGAGAGALLGAAGAPALAGVLADHGFLPAGFAVDLRPWVLAAAGATGLGAALAAVGSASRRAGRIGPLDALREAETDDRPMSRARLLTGWACTALGAAACLGSAVADPTDMVTLALASAVGLVTGMALLTPGLVPPVVRFATRPLNRWAGATGTLVRETMLTAVRRTASTTAPVLATIGFVVLITGNTQTSVHGHTARDTAAVRAEAAVVADGTPGLSDAAADAVDGTPVLPTTLHAGPRRTAVEGAGVEPGAFTAVHHRLTVVSGSLAALRAPDTVAVSRSTLALLDGRAGGTARVTFEDGRTGRLRIVAVLTDGSAPYGILLPRATVRAHDPSALTEVVHRTGRTPAGLPAALGTREISLAAHAGRADAEEERLVWVFTLLLVGMSAGYTGIAVGNTLLMATADRVPDFRVLRLTGATGRQVLWTVAAETTIVVALGTVLGGLAALPSLLGIRAGLSASLGVPVDLVVPWTPVLAAVAGTWALALAASLLPARAALRRPLG
- a CDS encoding ABC transporter ATP-binding protein, translating into MSTATSASRADHARPVRLHAVSKRYGTGAGAVTALDHVTLDFAAGTMTAVMGPSGSGKSTLLHCAAGIDRPTEGRVVIAGTETGGLDETALTLLRREHVGFVFQTLNLVSALTAEQNVALPLRLAGRRPDPATVRAALAEVGLADRAGHRPGQLSGGQRQRVAIARALITRPAVLFADEPTGALDSAASRTVLHLLRRLVDRHRQTVIMVTHDAAAASWADRVVLLADGRFVDEITGRTPAAAIATRMTALERPA
- a CDS encoding sensor histidine kinase, coding for MVPRTLPDALVRRPLRFWCSRWPWRAAASLLLGALPGVAAGLAAAGLVASWRRTGLVATMVSGLLLFASVVLAAGAVERRRLRLTHPDAVPARAGLRDAGGWRAAGYGALSACALGWVDLAVVLVCAGVPGVLMSAPWQPEAGPWAVACGPVAGLLLLPVAAYPVAAWAAARSAVALAVLAPGERELREVRQSRARLVDAFDAERRRIERDLHDGAQACLVALTMKLGLARLDLPAGSRAAREVAEAHRMAKEALAGLREVIHGIHPQVLTERGLAAAVRDAAGRTAVPVEPDVVLPHRLPGPVEVAAYFAVCEALTNMARHSGATAGRVTGRLRGGVLVVEVSDDGRGGADPAAGSGLTGLADRVAAVNGRMLLSSPAGGPTLVRVEIPCGN
- a CDS encoding response regulator transcription factor, with the translated sequence MRQLTVVIAEDSVLLREGLVGLLERFGHTVPAAVGDGPSLVGAVVEHGPDVVIADVRMPPGFTDEGLRAVRELQRLRPTPAVVVLSQYIEQTFAEELLAGRSGAGTGYLLKDRVGDVAEFMASVGRVADGGTVVDPEVVRQLLTRRRDPLNRLTPRERQVLALMAEGRSNAAVARALVVSEAAVAKHIASILQKLDLPPAPDDHRRVRAVLAYLGA
- a CDS encoding DinB family protein; translated protein: MRHMSEQPARWTQASVHPDMWLDPDDDPRDRKGPGPDGELATLREYLTDYRLTLRMKCEGLDPEQLARRSVPPSTMSLLGLVRHLAEVERDWRNWITDGDPLPKLYGRRDADFDEAVPDQAVVDAAYADLEREQAATDAALAAFPDPGERVGEDRMAIRELLVHRVEEYARHCGHADLLRECIDGRVGQ
- a CDS encoding HelD family protein, with protein sequence MRNEQEFIDRLYERLAELRSASERAMSDALSRDAGTFQARVERDVLVAEQSGLLAALNSGERGLCFGRLVFRDGRDHHIGRIGVRLDDADRTPLVVDWRAEVARPFYLATGHTPMGLRRRRHITTEDRRVTALHDEILDLGDPERTGHEGTDADAVLLASLDSARTGRMHEIVQTIQAEQDRVIRAAHRGVLVVEGGPGTGKTVVALHRAAYLLYAHREQLARRAVLVVGPNATFLRYIGEVLPSLGETGVLLATPGELFPGVRATGTDTPRAAEVKGRAAMATALERFVLDRQTLPDPAIVIDHEDGELVLDARIAETARGRARSFGLPHNLARPHFTFAVIDALTAQLADRIGADPYGGPNLLGPDDLALLAKGVADNPGVHAAVEELWPVLTPQELVADFLADPVHLPPEDAAAVRRAGGPWTVADVPLLDEAAELLGEDDSAARARAEAERQERVAYAQGVLDLSYGSRTQEFEDRDDEESEVLAAHDLVDAERLAERHEEADHRSAAERAAADRTWAFGHVIVDEAQELSAMAWRLLMRRCPTRSMTLVGDPAQASEPGACGSWDAILGPYVGDRRQLVRLGVNYRTPAQIMEVATRVARSADPGFEPPRSVRATDARPWACRADDLPRAVAEAVARETPDEGRLAVIAPAAHHAALAAALPSASGGPSPDLAAPVVLLTPRGAKGLEFDTVIVVEPAEFRTADLYVSLTRATQRLGVVHTGALPAALAGLPEPAGTPAG